A genome region from Clostridium sp. JN-9 includes the following:
- the dapD gene encoding 2,3,4,5-tetrahydropyridine-2,6-dicarboxylate N-acetyltransferase gives MELNLTDPYEIAKFIKESKKATPVKVYISGNLSSCDFGNIESYSSENFNILFGESNEVSDFLLKNKDKIKKYRIEQDRRNSAIPLLNLLSVDARIEPGAIIRDRVTIGKNAVIMMGAVINIGAEIGEETMVDMNAVVGARGKLGKRVHLGAGAVVAGVLEPPSKSPCEIGDDVLIGANSVILEGVKIGNGSVVAAGSVVIEDVPCGVVVAGTPAKIIKSVDVKTKDKTKILNDLRK, from the coding sequence ATGGAATTGAATTTAACAGATCCTTATGAAATAGCTAAGTTCATAAAAGAATCTAAAAAAGCAACACCTGTTAAAGTTTATATAAGCGGAAACTTATCTTCCTGTGACTTTGGGAATATAGAAAGCTACAGCTCTGAAAACTTTAATATACTTTTTGGTGAAAGTAATGAGGTTTCAGATTTTTTATTAAAGAATAAAGATAAAATTAAAAAATACAGGATAGAGCAGGATAGAAGAAATTCTGCAATTCCCCTTTTAAATCTACTAAGTGTTGATGCAAGAATTGAACCAGGTGCAATTATAAGGGATAGAGTAACCATAGGAAAAAATGCCGTAATTATGATGGGTGCTGTAATAAACATAGGTGCTGAAATAGGTGAAGAAACTATGGTGGATATGAATGCTGTAGTTGGTGCCAGAGGAAAGCTTGGTAAAAGAGTTCATTTAGGTGCAGGAGCAGTTGTGGCAGGTGTTCTTGAGCCGCCAAGCAAGTCACCATGTGAAATAGGCGATGATGTTTTAATAGGAGCAAATTCAGTTATACTTGAAGGAGTAAAAATTGGCAATGGCTCTGTGGTTGCAGCAGGATCTGTAGTAATAGAGGATGTTCCCTGCGGAGTTGTAGTTGCAGGTACACCAGCTAAAATAATTAAATCTGTAGATGTTAAGACCAAGGATAAAACCAAGATTTTAAATGATTTAAGAAAGTAA
- a CDS encoding aminotransferase class I/II-fold pyridoxal phosphate-dependent enzyme, with protein MDKNKFEQIMSSNVNNIEISGIRKFFNKVYKYKNAVSLTLGQPDFPVPAKIKEAMIGAINENKTTYTSNAGIEELRVEISRYLKSNSIEYKADEICVTVGGSEGLMDVFAALINSGDKVLIPTIAYPAYESCVKLFGGKVINYDLEKDFTIDAKSLSQLMDSEKPKVLVISYPCNPTGTILSKEKRDKIAELLKQKDIIVVTDEMYGSMIFDSKYYSIAQNNEIRDKVILVSGFSKMFSMTGLRLGYVCADENLMKGIMKVHQYNVSCAPSIVQWGALAGLKYCLQDAEQMCREFKNRRDYMYDRLIKMGIEVNLPQGAFYMFPRISSKFKSSEEFCEKMLQEALVAAVPGSAFGKGGEGYFRISYAYSMDQLKVCCDRMEQWLMSYKE; from the coding sequence ATGGATAAAAACAAATTTGAACAAATCATGTCAAGCAATGTGAATAATATTGAAATTTCAGGTATAAGAAAATTCTTTAATAAGGTGTATAAATATAAAAATGCTGTTTCTCTTACTCTGGGGCAGCCTGATTTTCCTGTGCCTGCAAAGATAAAAGAGGCAATGATTGGGGCCATAAATGAAAACAAAACTACATATACTTCAAATGCAGGCATTGAAGAGCTGAGAGTAGAAATAAGCAGATATTTAAAAAGTAACTCCATTGAGTATAAAGCAGATGAAATATGTGTCACCGTTGGGGGCAGTGAAGGTCTCATGGATGTATTTGCAGCACTAATTAACAGCGGAGATAAAGTACTTATTCCAACCATAGCATATCCGGCTTATGAAAGCTGCGTAAAGTTATTTGGAGGAAAAGTTATTAATTATGATTTGGAAAAAGACTTTACAATAGATGCAAAAAGTTTATCACAGCTAATGGATTCTGAAAAGCCTAAAGTACTGGTTATTTCCTATCCATGTAATCCAACAGGTACAATTTTATCAAAAGAAAAAAGAGATAAAATAGCAGAGCTTTTGAAACAAAAGGATATAATTGTAGTAACTGATGAAATGTATGGCTCTATGATATTTGACAGCAAGTATTATTCCATAGCACAAAACAATGAAATAAGAGACAAAGTAATATTAGTAAGCGGATTTTCTAAAATGTTTTCAATGACTGGATTAAGACTTGGGTATGTATGTGCAGATGAAAATTTAATGAAAGGAATTATGAAAGTTCATCAGTATAATGTTTCCTGCGCTCCATCCATTGTTCAGTGGGGAGCTTTGGCGGGATTAAAATACTGCCTTCAGGATGCAGAGCAAATGTGCAGAGAATTCAAAAATAGAAGAGATTATATGTATGACAGATTAATTAAAATGGGAATTGAAGTTAATCTGCCCCAGGGTGCTTTTTATATGTTTCCAAGGATCAGCAGTAAATTTAAAAGCAGTGAAGAGTTTTGCGAAAAAATGCTTCAGGAAGCCCTTGTGGCAGCAGTACCAGGCTCTGCATTTGGAAAAGGGGGAGAGGGCTATTTCAGAATTTCTTATGCATACAGCATGGATCAGTTAAAGGTATGCTGTGACAGAATGGAACAGTGGCTAATGTCATATAAAGAATAG
- the glgA gene encoding glycogen synthase GlgA translates to MKILFAASECYPFLKTGGLADVAYALPKALRKLGIDARVILPKYNDIKEEFKNSMIHKGSFNVPVGWRNKFGGLEYLEYDSVPFYFIDNEYYFKRGGAYGYYDDGERFSYFSKAILQSIYYMDDFTPDIIHCNDWQTAIVPVLLKDLYKDSQSHRNIKTVYTIHNLKYQGVFGESVLSELLCLNSGYYNESALKFYDGVSFMKGGINYSDRITTVSCSYASEIQTPEYGEKLDGLLRSQNSKLQGIVNGIDYDLYNPVVDKDIYVNYDSSSIDKKNINKTRLQKDLGLPEDADIPMIGIVSRLVSQKGFDLIKCVIEEILQENLQLVVLGTGEQQYEDMFKFFKWKYPSKVSANILFDNNLAQKIYAASDLFLMPSLFEPCGIGQLIALRYGSLPIVRETGGLKDTVHSYNENTCGGNGFSFTNYNAHDMLYTIRRALNFYKNKDIWNKLVITAMNEDNSWNNSADKYLKLYSEIL, encoded by the coding sequence ATGAAAATACTTTTTGCAGCATCCGAATGTTACCCTTTTTTAAAAACCGGGGGTTTAGCAGATGTAGCCTATGCTCTGCCAAAGGCACTTAGGAAACTCGGCATAGATGCAAGAGTTATTCTTCCAAAATATAATGATATAAAAGAAGAATTTAAAAATTCAATGATCCATAAGGGCAGTTTTAATGTACCAGTTGGCTGGCGCAATAAATTCGGCGGGCTGGAGTATCTTGAATATGACTCAGTTCCATTCTATTTTATAGACAACGAATATTACTTTAAACGAGGGGGTGCTTATGGATATTACGATGATGGAGAAAGATTTTCTTATTTTTCAAAGGCAATACTTCAATCCATCTACTATATGGATGACTTTACTCCTGATATTATACACTGTAATGATTGGCAGACAGCCATAGTTCCTGTTTTATTAAAAGACCTGTATAAAGATTCTCAAAGCCATAGAAATATTAAAACGGTTTATACTATTCATAACCTGAAATATCAGGGAGTTTTTGGAGAAAGTGTTCTTTCGGAACTGTTATGTTTAAATTCCGGTTATTATAATGAAAGTGCATTAAAATTTTATGATGGGGTATCATTTATGAAAGGCGGCATAAATTATTCCGATAGAATAACTACGGTAAGCTGCAGTTATGCCAGTGAAATTCAAACCCCGGAATATGGTGAAAAGCTTGATGGTCTGCTGCGTTCTCAAAATTCAAAGTTACAGGGAATCGTAAATGGTATAGACTATGATTTATACAATCCTGTAGTTGACAAGGATATTTATGTAAACTATGATTCTTCAAGCATAGACAAAAAAAATATTAATAAGACGCGTCTTCAAAAAGATCTTGGACTTCCTGAAGATGCTGATATTCCTATGATAGGCATTGTATCAAGATTAGTCAGTCAAAAGGGCTTTGATTTAATTAAGTGTGTCATTGAAGAAATACTGCAGGAAAATCTGCAATTGGTGGTACTGGGCACAGGTGAGCAGCAATATGAGGACATGTTTAAATTTTTCAAATGGAAATATCCATCTAAAGTTTCAGCTAATATATTATTTGATAATAACTTAGCTCAAAAAATTTATGCAGCTTCAGATTTATTTTTAATGCCATCCTTGTTCGAGCCCTGCGGTATTGGTCAGCTTATAGCATTAAGATATGGCAGCCTGCCTATTGTACGTGAAACAGGCGGATTAAAAGATACTGTGCATTCCTATAATGAAAATACCTGTGGGGGAAATGGATTTTCATTTACTAACTACAATGCTCATGATATGCTATACACAATTAGAAGAGCACTTAACTTTTATAAAAATAAAGATATTTGGAACAAGTTGGTTATAACAGCAATGAATGAAGATAATAGCTGGAATAATTCTGCCGACAAATACTTAAAACTTTATAGTGAAATATTGTAA
- the glgD gene encoding glucose-1-phosphate adenylyltransferase subunit GlgD, translating to MLSDYMSIVSLTENEDQIKSITKNRPLASIPIGGRYRIIDFTLSNLVNSGIRNVGILTQSKSRSLIDHLGSGKPWDLDRKLNGLFIFNYGMGSSYFNDIEMLKNNLEYLYRSKEDKVILTCSYMIANLSYIDAAKFHEKSGKDITIIYKKINDGKLNFKDRNVLNLDNNNNVLGVGKNIGTKNELNISMDMFIMSKKLLIDILNKCIETGYFGSIREWIYKNIEKLNVNAFEFNGYLQCVSSINSYYKANMDMLNLDINKELFFKNGLIYTKVKDEAPTKYVNGSSVSNGLIANGCIIKGSIKNSVISRRVVVEENAEIENCIIMQNSIVKKGSRLKNVIIDKNIIIEENSELKGDLEFPLVIEKRTLV from the coding sequence ATGCTGTCAGACTATATGTCCATAGTTAGCTTAACTGAAAATGAAGATCAAATTAAAAGTATTACAAAAAACAGACCGCTGGCTTCTATACCAATTGGAGGAAGATACAGAATAATAGATTTTACTTTGTCAAACCTGGTTAATTCAGGAATAAGAAATGTTGGAATACTTACTCAAAGCAAATCAAGATCATTAATTGATCATTTGGGATCAGGAAAGCCCTGGGATTTAGACAGAAAACTTAATGGACTGTTTATTTTTAATTATGGCATGGGCTCTTCATACTTTAATGATATAGAAATGTTAAAAAACAACCTGGAATACTTATACAGAAGTAAAGAAGATAAAGTAATACTTACCTGTTCTTACATGATTGCTAATTTAAGCTATATAGATGCTGCAAAATTTCATGAAAAGTCAGGAAAAGATATTACAATTATATATAAAAAAATTAATGATGGTAAATTAAATTTTAAAGATAGAAATGTATTAAATCTGGATAATAATAATAATGTGCTTGGAGTAGGTAAAAATATCGGCACAAAGAATGAACTTAATATATCCATGGACATGTTTATTATGAGTAAAAAGCTTCTTATAGATATATTAAATAAATGTATTGAAACTGGTTACTTTGGATCTATAAGGGAATGGATCTATAAGAACATCGAAAAATTAAATGTAAATGCATTTGAATTTAATGGATATCTTCAATGTGTCAGCTCCATTAATTCATATTACAAAGCAAATATGGACATGCTCAATCTGGATATAAACAAAGAGTTATTCTTTAAAAATGGCTTGATTTATACAAAAGTTAAAGATGAAGCACCTACTAAATATGTAAATGGCTCATCTGTTTCAAATGGATTGATTGCCAATGGCTGTATTATTAAGGGCAGCATTAAAAATAGTGTAATAAGCAGACGCGTAGTAGTGGAAGAAAATGCTGAAATAGAAAATTGTATAATAATGCAGAATTCTATAGTAAAAAAAGGTTCCAGACTAAAAAATGTAATTATAGATAAAAATATTATTATTGAGGAAAACTCAGAATTAAAAGGTGACTTGGAATTCCCTCTTGTCATAGAAAAAAGGACCTTAGTATAA
- a CDS encoding glucose-1-phosphate adenylyltransferase, whose amino-acid sequence MQKKEIIAMILAGGQGSRLGALTKGNAKPAVPFGGKYRIIDFTLSNCSNSGIDTVGVLTQYRPQILNTHIGIGSPWDLDRNTGGVSILQPYMKESGGKWYKGTADAIFQNRHYIDSFNPDYVLILSGDHIYKMNYAKMLEYHKEKNSDATIAVFQVPISEASRFGIMNTDENNKIYEFEEKPKKPKNNLASMGIYIFNWKLLKKYMHEDENDEKSSNDFGRNIIPRLLEGSKNVYAYPFEGYWKDVGTIESYWEANMDLLHDENGLDMHDQSWKIYSVNPTRPPQYIGPGSDIKDSFIAEGCIVLGKVYNSVLFPGVYVSEDSTIKDSVIMQNTRIGKGSLISKAIIGTNADIAAECTIGNNNEIVVIPDNGKVKRI is encoded by the coding sequence ATGCAAAAAAAAGAAATTATTGCCATGATTCTCGCCGGCGGGCAAGGCAGCAGGCTTGGAGCTCTCACCAAAGGAAATGCAAAACCAGCTGTACCTTTTGGAGGCAAATACAGGATTATTGATTTTACCTTAAGTAATTGTTCTAATTCTGGTATTGATACCGTTGGTGTGCTTACTCAATACAGACCTCAGATATTAAACACTCATATAGGCATAGGGAGTCCCTGGGATTTAGATAGAAATACAGGCGGTGTAAGTATCCTTCAGCCATATATGAAAGAATCAGGTGGAAAGTGGTACAAAGGAACAGCAGATGCCATTTTTCAAAACAGACATTATATTGATTCATTTAATCCTGATTATGTTCTTATTTTATCAGGTGATCATATTTATAAAATGAATTATGCAAAAATGCTTGAATATCATAAAGAAAAAAATTCTGATGCTACAATAGCTGTATTTCAGGTCCCTATATCTGAAGCCAGCCGATTTGGAATAATGAATACTGATGAAAATAATAAGATATATGAATTTGAAGAAAAGCCAAAGAAACCAAAAAACAATCTGGCTTCTATGGGTATATATATTTTTAATTGGAAATTGCTGAAAAAGTATATGCATGAAGATGAAAATGATGAAAAATCAAGCAACGATTTTGGCAGGAATATAATACCAAGGCTTCTTGAAGGTTCAAAAAATGTTTATGCTTATCCATTTGAGGGCTATTGGAAAGACGTTGGCACAATAGAAAGCTACTGGGAGGCCAACATGGATCTGCTCCACGATGAGAATGGCTTAGATATGCATGACCAAAGCTGGAAAATATATTCTGTAAATCCAACAAGACCTCCTCAATATATAGGCCCTGGCTCTGATATAAAGGACTCATTTATAGCTGAAGGCTGTATTGTGCTTGGTAAAGTATATAATTCTGTGCTTTTCCCTGGAGTTTATGTTAGTGAAGATTCTACTATAAAGGATTCAGTAATAATGCAGAATACAAGAATAGGTAAGGGCTCTTTAATTAGTAAGGCTATTATAGGAACCAATGCAGATATTGCTGCTGAATGTACAATAGGAAATAATAACGAAATTGTAGTAATACCTGATAATGGTAAAGTAAAGAGAATCTAA
- the addA gene encoding helicase-exonuclease AddAB subunit AddA, with amino-acid sequence MPGTKWTKEQSEAINSRNCNLLVAAGAGAGKTAVLVERIIRRIMDENDPVDIDNLLVVTFTNAAASEMRERIGEAISKELDKNPENRRLQTQLTLLNKSNIMTIHSFCLQVIRNNFHCIDLDPNFRIADETEGILLKSEVLEELFDDMYKEDNVTDDFLQLVDAFGGKDDKKVQDMILNVYRFAESSPWPEKWLRDSAEQFNLDENYNFGETKWAEILMEDVNIELQGCKDKLEKSIEMIKDSPGLEYYMPVFIEDLGNINDLIHAKDFDELTYKFTNIEFSKLPGKKSKDVDTSVKEYVKKQRDEVKKKITELKESIFLNLSNNNKDLKYMYPMMKCLSYLVSEFKRRYSVKKRERLIIDFNDIEHFALNILTELDSHGYIKPSSAALEYRKKFEEIFVDEYQDSNLVQEVLLNMVARIDVSGKWLLDEEYKSTCNHDDISVTENAAQNMFMVGDVKQSIYKFRQAKPELFLEKYNNYSEERGAENRRIKLFRNFRSREEIINGVNFIFKQIMSENIGELNYNSEEELIPSADYPIDKEAEKDSVYGGEIQVDIIEKNKTDISNQDTDEEQKDDMEDEETLDNIQLEARLAADRINDIINGSNGMPMKVYDKSTGKYRFAKYKDIVILMRSTKDYSKTFTEELTKKNIPVFADTNSGYFETVEVKTMISLLQIIDNPYQDIPLLSVLRSPISFLSAEELIDIRNVDFDKSIYENMLAICNEENLCSDELKDKVQSFIAKLKQWRNDSLHTALDEFIWKLYTETGYYGFIGALPGGMQRQANLRILFQRAKEFEKTSLKGLFNFVNFIDKLKKNSGDMGSAKILGENENVVRIMSIHKSKGLEFPVVILSACGKRFNFMDLNSSLLLHQDLGYGPDFIDIKRRVSYPTIYKSIMRKKIKLELIAEEMRILYVAFTRAKEKLIITGMVSNVEGKCRQWASISNSTEEKISEYDILNSKCYLDWIGLALVRHTDGTVLRSKGGKKDFKHLIDDKSKWKIKIWNKEQFLNTAESPAEEEHVENQLENLLKVKNEVYFEEVNRRLKWEYKYVKSSNIPAKLSVSEIKRRFQVIDDTDSSSLISPIEFRKPGFLENTKKFTASERGTILHLVMQHLDINKVSSKEEIQQQLIHLINKQFITEEQSKIVNINNIFKFYQSDIGKRIKKAHKIYREQPFYIKVPSTSLYNDLDMETYKDEEILIQGIIDCYFEENDGLVLLDYKTDYVEDEQQIIEKYKIQIQYYAKALEVITGKTVKEKYIYLFYNGNLISF; translated from the coding sequence GTGCCAGGTACTAAATGGACAAAAGAACAAAGTGAAGCAATAAATTCAAGGAACTGCAATCTTCTGGTAGCCGCAGGGGCAGGTGCTGGGAAAACTGCAGTACTGGTAGAGAGAATAATTAGAAGAATAATGGATGAAAATGATCCAGTTGATATAGATAACCTGCTTGTAGTGACATTTACCAATGCCGCAGCATCAGAAATGCGTGAAAGGATAGGAGAGGCTATTTCAAAAGAGTTGGATAAAAACCCTGAAAACAGAAGACTTCAGACACAGCTCACATTGTTAAACAAGTCCAATATTATGACTATCCACTCTTTCTGTCTCCAGGTTATCAGAAATAATTTTCACTGTATTGATTTAGACCCCAATTTTAGAATTGCTGATGAAACTGAGGGAATCCTATTAAAAAGTGAAGTGCTGGAAGAACTTTTTGATGATATGTATAAAGAGGACAATGTAACAGATGATTTTCTTCAATTAGTTGATGCCTTCGGTGGAAAAGATGATAAAAAGGTTCAGGATATGATACTCAATGTATATAGATTTGCTGAAAGTTCACCATGGCCGGAGAAATGGCTGCGTGATTCTGCTGAGCAGTTTAATTTGGATGAAAACTATAATTTTGGAGAAACAAAATGGGCAGAGATATTAATGGAAGATGTAAATATAGAACTTCAGGGCTGTAAAGATAAACTTGAAAAAAGCATAGAAATGATAAAAGATTCTCCTGGATTAGAATACTACATGCCTGTATTTATAGAGGACCTTGGAAATATAAATGATTTAATACATGCAAAAGATTTTGATGAGCTGACTTATAAATTTACTAATATTGAGTTTTCAAAGCTTCCAGGTAAAAAGAGTAAGGATGTGGATACAAGCGTTAAGGAATATGTAAAAAAGCAGAGGGATGAAGTTAAAAAGAAAATTACTGAACTTAAAGAGAGTATTTTTTTAAATTTAAGTAACAATAATAAGGATTTAAAGTATATGTACCCAATGATGAAATGTTTATCATATCTTGTATCAGAATTTAAAAGAAGGTACTCAGTAAAGAAAAGGGAAAGACTTATAATAGACTTTAATGACATAGAACATTTTGCATTAAACATTTTAACTGAGTTGGATAGCCATGGATACATAAAGCCTTCAAGTGCAGCATTAGAATACAGAAAGAAATTTGAAGAGATCTTTGTGGATGAATATCAGGACAGTAATTTAGTGCAGGAAGTACTGCTGAATATGGTAGCCAGAATAGATGTTTCCGGTAAATGGCTATTGGATGAAGAATATAAAAGTACTTGTAATCATGATGACATAAGTGTAACAGAAAATGCAGCTCAAAATATGTTTATGGTTGGGGATGTTAAGCAGAGCATATATAAATTCAGGCAGGCAAAACCAGAGCTTTTCCTTGAAAAGTATAATAATTATAGTGAAGAGAGAGGTGCAGAGAATAGAAGAATCAAGCTGTTTAGGAATTTTAGAAGCAGAGAAGAAATAATCAATGGTGTAAACTTTATTTTCAAACAGATTATGTCTGAAAACATTGGAGAATTAAATTATAACAGTGAAGAAGAATTGATTCCTTCAGCAGATTATCCTATTGATAAAGAAGCAGAAAAGGATTCTGTATATGGCGGTGAAATTCAGGTTGATATCATTGAAAAAAATAAAACAGATATTTCAAACCAGGACACTGATGAAGAACAAAAAGATGATATGGAAGATGAAGAAACTCTGGATAATATTCAGCTGGAAGCAAGGCTTGCGGCAGATAGGATAAATGATATTATAAATGGCTCAAATGGAATGCCAATGAAAGTCTATGATAAAAGCACAGGAAAATACAGATTTGCTAAGTACAAAGATATAGTAATATTAATGCGTTCAACTAAAGATTATTCAAAGACATTTACTGAAGAATTAACTAAGAAAAATATACCTGTATTTGCTGATACAAACAGCGGCTATTTTGAAACAGTAGAAGTTAAAACCATGATATCATTGCTGCAGATAATAGATAATCCTTATCAGGATATACCTCTGCTTTCAGTTCTGCGTTCTCCAATTTCATTTTTATCTGCAGAAGAATTAATTGATATAAGGAATGTAGACTTTGATAAATCCATATATGAAAATATGCTGGCAATATGTAATGAAGAAAATCTCTGCAGTGATGAATTAAAAGATAAGGTTCAATCATTTATTGCAAAACTTAAGCAGTGGAGAAATGATTCACTGCATACGGCCTTAGATGAATTCATATGGAAGTTGTATACTGAAACTGGATATTATGGCTTTATAGGTGCTCTGCCAGGAGGAATGCAGAGGCAGGCAAATCTAAGGATTTTATTTCAGAGAGCAAAGGAGTTTGAAAAAACCAGTCTTAAGGGATTATTTAATTTTGTAAATTTTATTGACAAACTAAAGAAAAATAGTGGAGATATGGGAAGCGCAAAGATACTTGGAGAAAATGAAAATGTTGTAAGAATTATGAGTATTCATAAAAGTAAGGGGCTGGAATTTCCTGTGGTAATACTTTCAGCATGCGGAAAAAGATTTAATTTTATGGATTTAAACAGCAGTCTGCTGCTTCACCAGGATCTTGGATATGGACCTGATTTTATTGATATAAAAAGAAGAGTGAGCTATCCCACAATATATAAGTCAATAATGAGAAAAAAAATTAAACTGGAACTAATTGCTGAAGAAATGAGAATATTATACGTTGCTTTTACCAGGGCAAAGGAAAAGCTAATAATAACTGGAATGGTAAGTAATGTAGAAGGAAAATGCAGACAGTGGGCATCAATAAGCAATAGCACAGAAGAAAAGATTTCTGAATATGACATATTAAATTCCAAGTGCTATTTGGACTGGATAGGCTTAGCTCTTGTAAGGCATACTGATGGAACTGTTTTAAGAAGTAAAGGCGGTAAAAAAGATTTTAAGCATTTAATTGATGATAAATCAAAATGGAAAATAAAAATCTGGAATAAGGAACAGTTTTTAAATACAGCAGAATCTCCTGCTGAAGAAGAACATGTTGAAAATCAACTTGAGAATCTTCTTAAAGTAAAAAATGAAGTATACTTTGAAGAAGTAAACAGAAGATTAAAATGGGAATATAAATATGTTAAATCCTCTAATATTCCTGCAAAGCTTTCAGTATCAGAAATAAAGAGAAGATTTCAGGTTATTGATGACACAGACAGCAGCAGCCTGATCTCTCCCATTGAATTTAGAAAACCAGGTTTCTTAGAGAATACAAAAAAATTTACAGCGTCAGAAAGAGGAACTATACTGCATCTGGTAATGCAGCATTTAGATATTAATAAGGTTTCATCTAAGGAAGAAATACAGCAGCAATTGATTCATCTTATAAATAAACAGTTTATTACAGAGGAGCAAAGCAAAATCGTAAATATTAATAATATCTTTAAATTTTATCAGTCAGATATAGGAAAAAGAATAAAGAAAGCACATAAGATATATAGGGAACAGCCATTTTATATAAAGGTTCCCAGTACAAGTTTATATAATGACTTAGATATGGAAACATATAAGGATGAGGAAATTTTAATACAAGGTATAATTGACTGCTACTTTGAAGAAAATGACGGCCTTGTTCTGCTTGATTATAAAACCGATTATGTTGAAGATGAGCAGCAGATAATTGAAAAATATAAAATTCAGATTCAGTACTATGCAAAAGCACTGGAGGTGATAACCGGCAAAACTGTTAAGGAAAAATATATATATTTATTTTATAATGGAAATTTAATAAGTTTTTAA
- a CDS encoding L-lactate dehydrogenase, which yields MEKKGTKISIIGAGFVGSTTAYALMMEGLASEIVIVDINKDKAFAESMDLSHGASFVKPVEIKAGDYSDTSDSDIVIITAGVGPKPGETRLDIINKNLGVFKSIVPEVVKYSPNSILLVVSNPVDVLTYITYKLSGFPASRVIGSGTVLDTSRFRYMLGKHFEVDARNIHTYIMGEHGDSEIAAWSITSIAGMSVDQYCSKMCSNCDDKFKYNIAEDVKNAAYEILNKKGYTNYAVALAIRRIVEAILRDENAILTVSSLLTGEYGIEGVYMGMPTVVGASGAKRRLEVPLDDGELKELKSSASVLKEYLDKARI from the coding sequence ATGGAAAAGAAAGGTACAAAAATATCAATTATAGGAGCTGGATTTGTAGGGTCAACAACAGCTTATGCATTGATGATGGAGGGTCTTGCTTCTGAAATTGTAATAGTAGATATAAACAAAGATAAAGCTTTTGCAGAATCAATGGATCTATCACATGGAGCATCATTTGTAAAACCTGTAGAAATAAAAGCTGGTGATTACAGCGATACTTCTGATTCTGATATAGTTATTATAACTGCTGGAGTTGGACCAAAACCTGGTGAAACAAGGTTAGATATTATAAATAAGAATTTAGGTGTATTTAAATCAATAGTGCCCGAAGTTGTAAAGTACAGCCCTAATAGTATTTTATTAGTGGTTTCAAATCCTGTTGATGTATTAACATATATAACATATAAACTATCAGGATTTCCTGCATCCAGAGTTATTGGCTCCGGTACAGTACTGGATACATCCAGATTCAGATATATGTTAGGAAAACATTTTGAAGTAGATGCAAGGAACATCCACACTTATATTATGGGTGAGCATGGTGATTCAGAGATTGCTGCATGGAGTATAACAAGTATAGCAGGTATGAGTGTTGATCAATATTGTTCTAAGATGTGCAGCAATTGTGATGATAAATTCAAATATAACATAGCAGAAGATGTTAAAAATGCTGCATATGAAATATTAAATAAGAAAGGATACACTAATTATGCAGTAGCTCTGGCTATTAGAAGAATCGTAGAAGCTATTTTAAGAGATGAGAATGCTATATTAACAGTTTCAAGCCTGCTAACTGGTGAGTATGGTATTGAAGGAGTATATATGGGAATGCCAACTGTAGTAGGTGCTTCCGGAGCCAAGAGAAGGCTTGAGGTTCCTCTTGATGATGGAGAACTAAAGGAATTAAAAAGTTCTGCTTCAGTTCTTAAGGAATACTTAGATAAAGCAAGAATTTAA